One Nocardioides aromaticivorans genomic window carries:
- the zwf gene encoding glucose-6-phosphate dehydrogenase encodes MAVKTQKPVTVVLFGATGDLARRKLLPGLLHLFETGLLPQLQIVGTSLDDHTTESFVAFVHEAVKEFSGDDGDMDAWPEFSKLLHWAPGAEGSSGLRAAVEKAESGLDGDRIRLHYLSVPPKAALSVVKTLDEAELVEGSRIIMEKPFGVDLTTAKALNAELHKTFDESQIYRIDHFLGKEAAQNILAFRFANGLFEPIWHRNNIDHIQIDVPEELGLDQRANFYESTGAYKDMVVTHLFQVLAFIALEPPTELTPAAINEEKNKVFRSMVPIDPADVVRGQYQGYRNIEGVAPESETETFIALKCYIDNWRWAGVPFYLRTGKRLAEGARIISIAFKEPPKSMFPKNSGVGDHGPDHLTFDLADKAKMSLSFYGKRPGPGMKLDKLSMQFAMGDTTWAGSVLEAYERLIYDAARGDRTLFTSAEGIERLWEVSAPLLENPPVVRPYRQGSWGPNQIHQLIAPYAWRLPFERQWRDPNTLGG; translated from the coding sequence ATGGCAGTGAAGACGCAGAAGCCCGTGACCGTGGTGCTGTTCGGTGCGACCGGCGACCTGGCGCGACGCAAGCTCCTGCCGGGGCTGCTGCACCTCTTCGAGACGGGACTGCTGCCCCAGCTGCAGATCGTCGGCACGTCGCTGGACGACCACACGACGGAGTCCTTCGTCGCCTTCGTGCACGAGGCGGTCAAGGAGTTCTCGGGCGACGACGGCGACATGGACGCCTGGCCGGAGTTCAGCAAGCTGCTGCACTGGGCGCCCGGTGCCGAGGGGTCCTCCGGGCTGCGAGCGGCGGTGGAGAAGGCCGAGTCCGGCCTGGACGGCGACCGGATCCGCCTGCACTACCTGAGCGTCCCGCCCAAGGCGGCCCTGTCGGTGGTGAAGACCCTCGACGAGGCGGAGCTCGTCGAGGGCAGCCGGATCATCATGGAGAAGCCGTTCGGCGTCGACCTGACGACGGCCAAGGCGCTCAACGCCGAGCTCCACAAGACCTTCGACGAGTCGCAGATCTACCGGATCGACCACTTCCTCGGGAAGGAGGCGGCGCAGAACATCCTCGCGTTCCGCTTCGCCAACGGGCTGTTCGAGCCGATCTGGCACCGCAACAACATCGACCACATCCAGATCGACGTGCCCGAGGAGCTGGGGCTCGACCAGCGCGCGAACTTCTACGAGTCGACCGGCGCCTACAAGGACATGGTCGTCACCCACCTCTTCCAGGTGCTCGCGTTCATCGCCCTGGAGCCGCCGACCGAGCTGACCCCGGCCGCCATCAACGAGGAGAAGAACAAGGTCTTCCGCTCGATGGTCCCGATCGACCCGGCCGACGTCGTACGGGGCCAGTACCAGGGCTATCGCAACATCGAGGGCGTCGCGCCCGAGTCGGAGACCGAGACCTTCATCGCGCTCAAGTGCTACATCGACAACTGGCGCTGGGCCGGCGTGCCCTTCTACCTCCGCACCGGCAAGCGGCTGGCCGAGGGGGCGCGGATCATCTCGATCGCCTTCAAGGAGCCCCCGAAGTCGATGTTCCCGAAGAACTCCGGGGTCGGCGACCACGGCCCCGACCACTTGACCTTCGACCTCGCCGACAAGGCCAAGATGTCGCTGTCCTTCTACGGCAAGCGGCCCGGCCCGGGCATGAAGCTCGACAAGCTCTCGATGCAGTTCGCGATGGGCGACACGACGTGGGCGGGCTCGGTGCTCGAGGCCTACGAGCGGCTCATCTACGACGCCGCGCGCGGCGACCGGACGCTGTTCACGTCGGCCGAGGGCATCGAGCGGCTCTGGGAGGTCTCCGCCCCGCTGCTGGAGAACCCGCCCGTCGTGCGGCCCTACCGGCAGGGCAGCTGGGGGCCCAACCAGATCCACCAGCTGATCGCGCCCTACGCCTGGCGGCTGCCGTTCGAGCGGCAGTGGCGCGACCCGAACACCCTGGGCGGCTGA
- a CDS encoding RNA polymerase sigma factor: MTEVLVDGRRAAEGIEALYAASYRRLVVQMYAICGDLTDAEDAVQEAFITAIRKHRTLRSVANPEAWVRTVALRRLHRGWRHLAVVRRHQALDRPDEPTVEVGPEHVALVAALALLDPDQREAVVLHHLADLPVSEIAEQLGLPVGTVKSRLGRGRQRLAELMAERDPASEREEPSHG; encoded by the coding sequence ATGACGGAGGTGCTGGTGGACGGCAGGCGCGCGGCAGAGGGCATCGAGGCCCTGTACGCCGCGTCGTACCGCCGGCTGGTCGTGCAGATGTACGCCATCTGCGGCGACCTGACCGATGCGGAGGACGCGGTGCAGGAGGCCTTCATCACCGCGATCCGCAAGCACCGGACCCTCCGTTCCGTCGCCAACCCCGAGGCGTGGGTCAGGACCGTGGCCCTGCGCCGGCTCCACCGCGGCTGGCGCCACCTCGCCGTCGTACGCCGCCACCAGGCGCTGGACCGGCCCGACGAGCCGACCGTCGAGGTCGGCCCCGAGCACGTCGCCCTGGTGGCGGCGCTGGCGCTGCTCGACCCGGACCAGCGCGAGGCGGTGGTCCTGCACCACCTGGCCGACCTGCCCGTGTCCGAGATCGCCGAGCAGCTCGGGCTGCCGGTGGGCACGGTCAAGTCCCGGCTCGGGCGGGGGCGCCAACGGCTCGCGGAGCTGATGGCCGAGAGGGATCCGGCGAGCGAGAGGGAGGAGCCGAGCCATGGCTGA
- a CDS encoding TetR family transcriptional regulator — MRYRRQDVVERAIAVLDERGIDGLTMRKLAADLGVQPGALYHHFAGKDALLQAVADEILRRGRRPAEIMAWDAELQLLCLGLRDAMRRHRDGALLIAQVHRADAEALEQPLRAALDRAGAADDLARVGARALVRFVLAHEDDEAVDFALGLGLLLDGLRQRVSPSA; from the coding sequence GTGCGCTACCGGCGGCAGGACGTGGTCGAGCGGGCGATCGCCGTGCTCGACGAGCGCGGCATCGATGGGCTGACGATGCGCAAGCTCGCGGCCGACCTGGGCGTGCAGCCCGGCGCGCTCTACCACCACTTCGCGGGCAAGGACGCGCTGCTGCAGGCGGTCGCCGACGAGATCCTGCGGCGCGGACGCCGGCCCGCGGAGATCATGGCGTGGGACGCCGAGCTGCAGCTGCTGTGCCTCGGCCTGCGCGACGCGATGCGGCGCCACCGCGACGGAGCGCTCCTCATCGCCCAGGTGCACCGCGCGGACGCGGAGGCGCTGGAGCAGCCGCTGCGCGCCGCCCTCGACCGGGCCGGGGCGGCCGACGACCTCGCCCGGGTCGGGGCCCGCGCGCTGGTCCGGTTCGTGCTCGCCCACGAGGACGACGAGGCGGTCGACTTCGCCCTCGGCCTGGGGCTCCTTCTCGACGGGCTGCGCCAGCGGGTCAGTCCGTCGGCGTGA
- a CDS encoding biotin transporter BioY, which produces MNRRTPTTDVALVAGFAALIAVCALLPEIKTGVGVPYSLQTFGVLLAGAVLGPVRGFLAVVLYLVAGLVLPIYSGGTSGIAHYSGLTAGYLVAFPLAAALCGYLVHRKRENATQFAVVFTCGLLSSVVFIHTLGPLNLAWRGDMGIKDAFVIDTAYFPGDIAKNVVMALVATAVHRAFPDLVARRTRSQEPVAATA; this is translated from the coding sequence ATGAACCGCCGTACCCCCACCACCGACGTCGCCCTGGTCGCCGGCTTCGCCGCGTTGATCGCCGTGTGCGCCCTGCTCCCCGAGATCAAGACCGGGGTGGGCGTCCCCTACTCGCTGCAGACCTTCGGCGTCCTGCTCGCCGGCGCCGTGCTCGGCCCCGTGCGGGGCTTCCTCGCGGTCGTCCTCTACCTCGTCGCCGGCCTCGTGCTGCCGATCTACTCGGGGGGCACCTCCGGCATCGCGCACTACAGCGGCCTCACCGCCGGCTACCTGGTGGCCTTCCCGCTGGCCGCCGCACTGTGCGGCTATCTCGTGCACCGCAAGCGCGAGAACGCCACGCAGTTCGCGGTCGTCTTCACCTGCGGCCTGCTCAGCAGCGTGGTGTTCATCCACACCCTCGGCCCGCTCAACCTCGCGTGGCGCGGCGACATGGGCATCAAGGACGCCTTCGTCATCGACACCGCCTACTTCCCGGGCGACATCGCCAAGAACGTCGTGATGGCGCTGGTCGCCACCGCGGTGCACCGCGCCTTCCCCGACCTGGTCGCGCGCCGGACGAGGTCGCAGGAGCCGGTCGCGGCCACCGCATGA
- a CDS encoding energy-coupling factor ABC transporter ATP-binding protein, whose product MSRIELDRVVVRAATPGGPTPEVTVLHETSLELTEQRIALVGPNGSGKSTLARLVNGLVEPTSGRVVVDGLDVARKGREVRRRVGFVFTDPTAQLVMPTVLEDVALSLRHRVRGREERAAAAREVLTSYGLEGLGERSVHALSGGQRQLLAIAGVLATDPAILVADEPTTLLDLRNARRIGDLLLGLPQQLVVATHDLDLALRCDRALLVDDGRVVADGAPAEVVAHYRAGAS is encoded by the coding sequence ATGAGCCGGATCGAGCTCGACCGGGTCGTCGTCCGGGCAGCGACGCCGGGTGGCCCCACGCCGGAGGTCACCGTGCTGCACGAGACCTCGCTCGAGCTGACCGAGCAGCGGATCGCCCTCGTCGGCCCCAACGGCTCCGGCAAGTCGACCCTCGCCCGGCTCGTCAACGGGCTCGTCGAGCCCACGTCCGGGCGGGTCGTCGTCGACGGTCTCGACGTCGCCCGCAAGGGCCGGGAGGTGCGACGCCGGGTCGGCTTCGTCTTCACCGACCCGACGGCGCAGCTGGTGATGCCGACGGTGCTGGAGGACGTCGCGCTGTCGCTGCGCCACCGGGTCCGCGGACGCGAGGAGCGGGCCGCCGCGGCGCGGGAGGTGCTGACGTCGTACGGGCTGGAGGGGCTGGGCGAGCGCAGCGTGCACGCACTGTCGGGCGGCCAGCGCCAGCTGCTCGCCATCGCCGGCGTACTGGCCACCGATCCCGCGATCCTCGTCGCCGACGAGCCCACGACGCTGCTCGACCTCCGCAACGCCCGCCGGATCGGCGACCTGCTGCTGGGGCTCCCCCAGCAGCTGGTCGTCGCGACGCACGACCTCGACCTCGCGCTGCGCTGTGACCGCGCGCTCCTCGTCGACGACGGTCGCGTGGTCGCCGACGGTGCGCCCGCCGAGGTGGTCGCGCACTACCGCGCCGGCGCGAGCTGA
- a CDS encoding CbiQ family ECF transporter T component, producing the protein MAASPLGDYQPGTSVLHRLPVGAKLLGLLVLSAAGVALRGVPTTATLLALGLLACAVAGVRLLRAARALRGVAIGLALLAAYQCWQQGGERAFVVVGSLVAMVLLATAFTTTTSIERMVDAITRWLEPFRALGVRPELVALAFSLLVRGIPLTLEIAAETRDAARARGLERSPRAYLTPLVIRVVAHARATGEALHARGIGDD; encoded by the coding sequence GTGGCAGCCAGCCCGCTCGGCGACTACCAGCCCGGCACCTCCGTCCTGCACCGGCTGCCCGTCGGCGCCAAGCTGCTCGGGCTGCTGGTCCTCAGCGCGGCCGGCGTCGCCCTGCGCGGGGTCCCGACGACGGCGACGCTGCTGGCTCTCGGACTGCTGGCCTGCGCGGTGGCGGGCGTACGGCTGCTGCGGGCGGCCCGGGCGCTGCGGGGCGTGGCGATCGGCCTGGCGCTGCTGGCGGCGTACCAGTGCTGGCAGCAGGGCGGCGAGCGGGCGTTCGTCGTGGTCGGCAGCCTGGTGGCGATGGTGCTGCTCGCGACGGCCTTCACCACGACGACGTCGATCGAGCGGATGGTCGACGCGATCACCCGGTGGCTCGAGCCGTTCCGCGCCCTCGGCGTGCGGCCCGAGCTGGTCGCGCTGGCCTTCTCGCTGCTCGTCCGCGGCATCCCGCTGACGCTCGAGATCGCGGCCGAGACGCGGGACGCCGCCCGGGCGCGTGGGCTCGAGCGGAGCCCTCGCGCGTACCTCACCCCGCTGGTGATCCGGGTGGTCGCGCACGCGCGGGCGACGGGCGAGGCGCTGCACGCGCGGGGCATCGGCGACGACTGA
- the bioB gene encoding biotin synthase BioB has product MTTNFDALATRILEGGAATEADALAVLRAPDHELMFLVAAAGRLRREHFGNTVKVNYLVNLKSGLCPENCNYCSQAMGSEAPILKYSYLSKDETLKQAGAGLRGGATRVCMVSSGRGPSDRDIDKVVEMTEALKDEYDGVEVCACLGLLKDGQAERLKSAGVDAYNHNINTAESHHDNIVQTHTYADRVDTIGKAKSAGLSPCSGLIAGLGETDEQLVEALFALKALDTDSIPVNFLMPFDGTPYQNTWELSPTRCVKILTMARFVCPDKEIRIAGGREMHLRTLQATALHVANSIFLGDYLTSEGQDALADLHMLRDNGFSILGLDDAGFAELIATHEANAATVHRAHATTPCGSSAGTGCGDGCGGCSVAQAPAPSSAEDNKPVIRARGAGTEVAANA; this is encoded by the coding sequence ATGACCACGAACTTCGACGCGCTCGCGACCCGCATCCTCGAGGGCGGCGCCGCGACCGAGGCGGACGCGCTCGCGGTGCTCCGGGCGCCCGACCACGAGCTGATGTTCCTCGTCGCGGCGGCCGGACGGCTGCGCCGCGAGCACTTCGGCAACACCGTCAAGGTCAACTACCTCGTCAACCTGAAGTCGGGCCTGTGCCCCGAGAACTGCAACTACTGCAGCCAGGCGATGGGCTCCGAGGCGCCGATCCTCAAGTACTCCTACCTGTCGAAGGACGAGACCCTCAAGCAGGCCGGCGCCGGCCTGCGCGGCGGCGCGACCCGCGTCTGCATGGTGTCGTCGGGCCGCGGTCCCTCCGACCGCGACATCGACAAGGTCGTCGAGATGACCGAGGCCCTCAAGGACGAGTACGACGGCGTGGAGGTCTGTGCCTGCCTCGGGCTGCTCAAGGACGGGCAGGCCGAGCGGCTCAAGTCGGCCGGCGTCGACGCCTACAACCACAACATCAACACGGCCGAGTCCCACCACGACAACATCGTCCAGACCCACACCTACGCCGACCGCGTCGACACGATCGGCAAGGCGAAGTCGGCCGGGCTGTCGCCCTGCTCCGGCCTGATCGCCGGGCTCGGCGAGACCGACGAGCAGCTCGTGGAGGCGCTCTTCGCGCTGAAGGCGCTCGACACCGACTCGATCCCGGTGAACTTCCTGATGCCGTTCGACGGGACGCCGTACCAGAACACGTGGGAGCTCTCCCCCACCCGCTGCGTGAAGATCCTGACGATGGCGCGCTTCGTGTGCCCCGACAAGGAGATCCGCATCGCCGGCGGCCGCGAGATGCACCTGCGCACGCTGCAGGCGACCGCGCTGCACGTCGCCAACTCGATCTTCCTCGGCGACTACCTCACCTCCGAGGGCCAGGACGCGCTCGCCGACCTGCACATGCTGCGCGACAACGGCTTCTCGATCCTCGGCCTCGACGACGCCGGCTTCGCCGAGCTGATCGCGACCCACGAGGCCAACGCGGCCACCGTCCACCGCGCGCACGCGACGACGCCGTGCGGCTCGTCCGCCGGCACCGGCTGCGGCGACGGGTGCGGCGGCTGCTCGGTCGCCCAGGCGCCCGCCCCGTCGTCGGCCGAGGACAACAAGCCGGTGATCCGCGCGCGGGGCGCGGGCACCGAGGTCGCCGCCAACGCCTGA
- a CDS encoding adenosylmethionine--8-amino-7-oxononanoate transaminase, with protein sequence MTAVAADVLAFDRAHLWHPYTSMTEPTPVRLVTGASGARLRLGDVYDGREVVDGMSSWWSAIHGYRHPVLDAALREQAAEFSHVMFGGLTHAPAVELGSRLVAMTPEPLERVFLADSGSVSVEVAMKMVLQYQRGVGRPDRTRMLTVLGGYHGDTFDCMSVTDPVGGMHAMWQGLLPQQVFSPQPPAAAAPDADIAQWATTLRHVADQHHHELAGIIVEPLLQGAGGMWPYPPACLQVLREVADEHGLLLVFDEIATGFGRTGHLFVSELVTPDILCVGKALTGGYLTLAAVLTTDAVARGISASESGVVMHGPTFMGNPLACAVASASIDVLLGQDWAATVGHIGDRLSSGLAPLRDLPGVRDVRTLGAVGVVQLDHDVDVVAATEAAIEAGVWLRPFRDLVYAMPPYVISDDELDTLVAGIGAAVRAG encoded by the coding sequence ATGACCGCCGTAGCCGCCGACGTGCTCGCGTTCGACCGCGCGCACCTCTGGCACCCGTACACGTCGATGACCGAGCCCACCCCGGTGCGGCTGGTCACCGGCGCGTCCGGCGCGCGCCTCCGGCTCGGCGACGTGTACGACGGCCGCGAGGTCGTCGACGGCATGTCGTCGTGGTGGTCGGCGATCCACGGCTACCGCCACCCGGTCCTCGACGCGGCCCTGCGCGAGCAGGCCGCGGAGTTCTCCCACGTGATGTTCGGCGGGCTGACCCACGCGCCGGCCGTGGAGCTGGGCAGCCGGCTGGTCGCGATGACGCCCGAGCCGCTGGAGCGGGTCTTCCTCGCCGACTCCGGCTCGGTGTCGGTCGAGGTCGCGATGAAGATGGTGCTGCAGTACCAGCGTGGGGTCGGCCGGCCCGACCGCACCCGGATGCTCACCGTCCTCGGCGGCTACCACGGCGACACCTTCGACTGCATGAGCGTCACCGACCCGGTCGGCGGGATGCACGCGATGTGGCAGGGCCTCCTGCCGCAGCAGGTGTTCTCTCCCCAGCCGCCGGCCGCTGCCGCACCGGACGCCGACATCGCGCAGTGGGCGACGACGCTGCGCCACGTCGCCGACCAGCACCACCACGAGCTCGCCGGCATCATCGTCGAGCCACTGCTGCAGGGCGCCGGTGGCATGTGGCCCTACCCGCCCGCGTGCCTGCAGGTGCTGCGGGAGGTCGCCGACGAGCACGGCCTCCTGCTCGTGTTCGACGAGATCGCCACCGGATTCGGCCGCACCGGCCACCTCTTCGTCAGCGAGCTGGTCACCCCCGACATCCTCTGCGTCGGCAAGGCGCTGACCGGCGGCTATCTCACCCTCGCCGCCGTCCTCACCACCGACGCCGTCGCGCGGGGCATCTCCGCCAGCGAGTCGGGGGTCGTGATGCACGGGCCGACCTTCATGGGCAACCCGCTGGCGTGCGCGGTCGCGAGCGCGTCGATCGACGTGCTCCTCGGCCAGGACTGGGCCGCGACCGTCGGCCACATCGGCGACCGGCTGTCGTCCGGCCTGGCGCCGCTGCGCGACCTGCCGGGCGTGCGCGACGTGCGCACCCTCGGTGCGGTCGGTGTCGTCCAGCTCGACCACGACGTCGACGTGGTGGCGGCGACCGAGGCGGCCATCGAGGCGGGCGTGTGGCTGCGGCCCTTCCGGGACCTGGTCTACGCGATGCCGCCCTATGTCATCAGCGACGACGAGCTGGACACGCTCGTCGCAGGGATCGGAGCGGCGGTGCGTGCCGGATGA